The following proteins are encoded in a genomic region of Solea senegalensis isolate Sse05_10M linkage group LG5, IFAPA_SoseM_1, whole genome shotgun sequence:
- the ep400 gene encoding E1A-binding protein p400 isoform X8: MHHGSGSHNMQRHLQRSKSVSGSEAEEQQQQQPNMAATQQQATVNHPQSPVTTFSSSASPSAPQSPNYQIIMSRSPVTGQNVNITLQNVGQMVTGNQQITLTPLPIQNPASPGFQHTTPQWRFEHAPSSYIQVTSPVPQPMQPQSPTQHSPVPLQGVTRAGAPTATLGVCGQSPTRFVEAGMLVRQISLSSPSASGHFVYQEGTGLTQIAPATPGQVQLASAGAPGSVRERRLSQPHSQTGGTIHHLGPQSPVATGATLPTLGSPGHITTSNLPPQISSIIQGQLARPMIFEKTQQGVVGGVGTTTTATFTIPSSNPPSSPSLTSPSQGMSSNPLALTSIAVGTVKKHAPRKLEEISPSTPEIAQLRKQCLEHHNKKMESLKEVFKEYLIELFFLQHLQGNMMDYLAFKKKPCVPLYTYLRQNDLDIEDEEEEEEQSEVINDEVKVVTGKDGQAVTPVAIATQLPPNVSAAFSVQQQFQGHQGAPGTITNPGDMDAFKRQQAMVQAGGMPPTPPVVQIAGQKQTQPQYDPSKGPPVQNAASLHTPPPQLPSRLPQVGLPMAGLPMTLSQQAQLVENTTQACGQLQPQVKIQASGPVLATVNPHAQLQAQLQQQMQPGLHLQLQPQQQQPQAILQTGQATVALARPGAESNQPVQRIMTNSISMTSIPPAPLSTTNCVTTPHTATPLRPLASNINPSTQSKLTGTNGITTVKTSGFPPLQSSQEGSQEKQVEQAKLESQVHQRISELRKEGQWSASRLPKLVEASRPKSHWDYLLEEMQWMAADFAQERRWKEAAAKKLVRTCARHHQEQKKNEERSKKEREIHLRHIASTIAREVEFFWSNIEQVVEIKLQFEIYEKRLKALSLQKALAKVPSQSTATIKEEVVTSNRKRKSSLSLFGVDGCDEESTIEEQEAMEGETDHKSELVDLARNAEMPLDALMKQYAGAYVDGFQWPQPSHHSDDDGMQETEAVESPLRSPPEAVRIDSLLSVDQYRGVDKASSCDTSGKPARDIAEVAAATELILPKGSFRTTSSSRSSAPFLLHGALREYQQIGVDWLVNLHKKHLNGILADETGLGKTVQTVAYMAHLAGQEGIWGPHLVVVRTCKLLNWEVEFKRWCPGLKILLYLGNKRERRSKRMWWGEANSFHVCVTSYKLLMKDQSHFLKRRWKHLVLDEVQLIKNMTEKHWETVFALRSEQRILLINTPLQNTLKELWTMIHFLLPGITRPYADFPVKAGTDQNQDYCHKLVIRLHRVIQPFILRRSKRDVEKQLPKKYEHILKCRLSNRQKYLYEDILTQPGAQEALKTGHFVSVLQVLMQLQRVCNHPQLVAPRESSSSYFCSALQYNVPSLVLGALQKNATETANMSIFNLINNENTLTRYQTEEVVPKLKVTQQLIEEIYTGPDPPARPKQCPIKPMRLFQPVQYGTKPEGRTAAIPSVTNSSVTTSTSVSTTSQSAQSRGKSPVTNATTTTTSHGGDVVKIAQLANITGSQNRISQPETPVTLQFQGNKFTLSPSQLRQLTTGQPLQLQGNILQIVSAPGQQIIRPQGSMVMQTIPQAIPASNASSSPGAPHAAMTTAQQALGGTTNANSAPNKVTTAAHAGSHVSSEEKTQQLKERLSRLFEANERRCSRRVLYGSDLLQACTLSSEPGHHSLMSGGWRWVGRESCLRAQRTCVATTSTLQSTLLSVEDRLEAANSLIKRLVCVVPPAVAQPPHLYAANPPVSYSLGQKSLQRRLQAASAPHSADIHHLTPQRLFHFPDLQLMQMDSGKLEALAILLQKLRSESRRVLILTQMVKMLDILEAFLDYRQLTYVRLDESFTPNERQENMKKFNKNRQVFCSILTNRCCSAVGTVFDADTIIFYDTDLNPSMDARTQEWCDKIGRSKDIHIYRLESGNSIEEKLLKNGTKDLIREVAAQGMDYTLAFLTQRTIQDLFEVEAGSGEKVEEFVVLHQEPSASEAISPRVARPYIQALHSINLDALPEDKEQQQQKEEETLAGKELAEDSQETESQTKEEPAQIEELNAVMEQLTPIERYALHYLEYLHISDDETALKERLECSKKGWELQQLQKLREEEEERQLMEGDDLFTYTREDAYNMEYVFDADDGHTEIMPLWTPPTPPQDDNDIYIDSVMMLMYDTSPMPESKLPPIYVRKEHKRLKMDPSAAARKKKKGHGETVTHPRSLFEKASMLKVRREVKDQKKNFSLKQQAPFAKPLPSLVKPAMEAGQDNPEWLISEDWALLQAVEQLLDLPLNLSIVSPAHTPNWDLVSDVVNSCSRIYRSPKQCRNRYENVIIPREEGKLVYEANPKKKTKSIYKSKNSRPLRTYQIYTQDDNANHMQLYNSRFELMKIIASKRSPPIKPLLGMNPFQKNPKHASVLAESGISYDKPLPPIQVASQRAERIAKEKKALAEQQKAQQLAQQQQTGTPQTQAVPGQAQAAAAGQAQAQVAQTATVTGAAAVPNAAILAGAIKNATVGTTIQAATVGGNVIVNTVAGVPPSPFQANKRLASPVIPGTLSPASAAGAQVVHAQQRTVTAAAAPAEVVTIATGQGVRAVTPVTASAVVSTTLSPVQSQTRPLVTQVTPATGMQLSQGKPLTPAHLQMLRQQHLQQQQQQQQAASPQMKAVSKPQMQKHKLQLQQQQQQVAAAVAAAQGQQAAGTQQSAQVQPAQAAQATPQLAAVAATRPGAVLTGTTVQVARLTRVPTQVQSQAGQTAQVTLTKPPVVSVPAVVSSASVTTLPVTVAGISVAIGQPQKAGGPVLTPSFPQMQVQQLLQMKKQQQAAAVQAAAAAQQKAGQAQQGQATVQQKQVTVQAAQAAQQPQQKVTYATTTQLTPGIKTQFFTASLTQAQKSAGTQQIQVAKLPQIVQQQSTVANIQQIVSSPQQIQPQTVTLTQAATSAPAQVQMIPPGAAQVVQQKIIQQQVVTTAASPQIQTPPPHSPAQQQTAPSAAESPAQQPTKGQARQGGIRAKTPAKPSGGSG, encoded by the exons ATGCACCATGGAAGTGGATCACACAATATGCAACGACACCTCCAGAGATCCAAGTCTGTCAGTGGGTCTGAAgcagaggaacagcagcagcagcagccaaacaTGGCAGCAACGCAACAGCAAGCTACAGTTAACCACCCTCAGTCACCTGTGACAACATTTTCCTCATCTGCCAGCCCCTCAGCCCCCCAATCACCCAATTATCAGATAATCATGAGTCGTAGCCCAGTCACTGGCCAGAATGTGAACATCACTTTACAAAATGTTGGCCAGATGGTGACTGGTAACCAGCAAATCACCCTAACCCCACTCCCTATCCAGAACCCAGCATCCCCCGGCTTCCAGCATACTACACCTCAGTGGAGGTTTGAGCATGCCCCGTCCTCCTACATCCAGGTCACCTCACCTGTTCCCCAACCAATGCAGCCCCAAAGTCCCACCCAGCATAGTCCAGTTCCCCTGCAAGGTGTTACAAGGGCAGGAGCACCTACTGCAACACtgggtgtgtgtggacagagtcCAACACGATTTGTTGAAGCTGGTATGTTAGTGCGACAAATCAGTTTAAGCAGTCCCTCGGCAAGTGGCCACTTTGTTTACCAAGAGGGAACGGGACTGACCCAGATTGCCCCAGCCACACCTGGCCAGGTACAGCTGGCCTCTGCTGGAGCACCAGGCTCTGTGAGGGAACGTCGACTCTCTCAGCCCCACTCACAGACTGGAGGCACCATTCACCACCTTGGGCCTCAAAGTCCAGTGGCCACTGGTGCCACACTCCCCACTCTGGGCAGCCCTGGCCACATCACCACTTCCAACCTACCTCCGCAAATCAGCAGTATCATTCAAGGACAACTGGCACGGCCTATGATATTTGAGAAGACGCAACAGGGTGTGGTAGGTGGAGTAGGAACCACCACCACTGCAACTTTCACTATACCCTCCTCCAATCCACCGTCTAGCCCTTCCTTGACCAGTCCATCTCAAGGGATGTCCAGCAACCCTCTTGCACTCACCAGCATTGCAGTAGGCACTGTGAAAAAACACGCTCCCAGGAAGTTAGAGGAAATTTCTCCTTCCACACCAGAGATTGCCCAGCTGAGAAAACAGTGCTTGGAGCACCACAATAAGAAGATGGAGAGTTTAAAGGAAGTGTTCAAAGAATATCTGATTGAGCTTTTCTTTCTGCAGCACCTCCAAGGGAACATGATGGACTATTTGGCTTTTAAGAAGAAGCCATGTGTTCCCTTGTATACTTACTTGAGACAGAATGACTTGGACAttgaagatgaagaggaagaagaagaacagtcTGAGGTCATTAATGATGAG GTGAAGGTTGTTACAGGAAAGGATGGCCAAGCAGTAACACcagttgccatagcaacacagCTTCCCCCCAATGTTTCTGCAGCTTTTTCTGTCCAGCAGCAGTTTCAG GGACATCAAGGGGCTCCTGGCACTATCACAAACCCTGGAGATATGGATGCCTTTAAGAGGCAACAGGCAATGGTGCAAGCAG GCGGGATGCCGCCTACTCCTCCAGTGGTCCAGATTGCAGGACAGAAGCAGACTCAACCGCAGTACGATCCTTCCAAAGGACCTCCAGTGCAGAATGCAGCCAGCCTGCACACCCCTCCACCCCAGCTGCCCAGCAGGTTGCCCCAAGTTGGCCTCCCTATGGCAGGGCTGCCCATGACACTCTCTCAGCAGGCTCAGTTGGTGGAGAATACGACTCAAGCTTGTGGCCAGCTTCAGCCACAGGTGAAGATCCAGGCAAGTGGTCCTGTCCTGGCTACAGTAAACCCACATGCACAGCTCCAGGCccaactgcagcagcagatgcagccAGGTCTTCATCTTCAGCTGCAACCCCAGCAGCAACAACCACAGGCCATTCTACAGACAGGACAAGCA ACGGTGGCACTTGCTCGCCCAGGTGCAGAGTCCAACCAGCCAGTTCAGAGGATTATGACCAACTCAATATCCATGACGTCTATTCCACCTGCTCCCCTCTCTACTACCAACTGTGTTACAACCCCCCATACTGCAACTCCTCTCCGTCCTCTTGCCTCTAACATCAACCCAAGCACCCAGTCCAAACTAACAGGCACCAATGGTATTACCACTGTTAAAACCAGTGGCTTTCCACCTTTGCAGTCCTCACAGGAGGGTTCTCAGGAAAAGCAAGTTGAACAAGCCAAACTC GAGAGTCAAGTTCATCAGCGTATCTCTGAGCTGAGGAAGGAGGGCCAGTGGTCAGCCAGTAGACTCCCCAAGCTTGTGGAAGCCTCGCGTCCAAAGTCCCACTGGGACTATCTCCTGGAGGAGATGCAGTGGATGGCAGCTGACTTTGCCCAGGAGAGAAGATGGAAAGAGGCTGCTGCTAAGAAG ctTGTTCGCACATGTGCCCGTCATCATCAagagcagaagaaaaatgaagagaggtcaaagaaagaaagggaaatacaTCTTCGGCACATTGCCAGCACAATTGCCAGAGAGGTGGAATTTTTTTGGTCAAACATTGAGCAg GTTGTGGAAATAAAACTCCAGTTTGAAATTTATGAAAAGAGGCTCAAAGCACTCAGCTTACAAAAAGCCTTAGCCAAAG TACCCAGTCAGTCAACAGCCACCATTAAAGAG GAGGTGGTCACTtcaaacagaaagagaaaatcaAGTTTGTCCTTGTTTGGTGTAGACG gCTGCGATGAAGAGAGCACCATAGAGGAACAGGAGGCAATGGAAGGGGAAACGGACCACAAATCAGAATTGGTTGACCTTGCAAGAAATG CCGAGATGCCTCTTGATGCTTTGATGAAGCAGTATGCCGGTGCTTATGTTGATGGCTTTCAGTGGCCTCAGCCGAGTCATcatagtgatgatgatggcaTGCAAGAGACTGAAG cagtgGAGAGTCCTTTGCGGAGTCCCCCTGAAGCAGTGAGGATTGACTCGCTGCTAAGCGTGGACCAATACCGCGGTGTTGACAAAGCTAGTTCCTGTGACACCAGTGGGAAGCCTGCCAGAGACATAGCTGAAGTGGCTGCTGCAACAGAACTCATCCTGCCCAAGGGCAGCTTCAGGACCACTTCTTCA TCCCGCAGCTCAGCTCCTTTTCTACTGCATGGAGCACTGCGAGAGTATCAGCAAATTGGTGTCGACTGGCTGGTAAACCTTCACAAGAAACACCTCAATGGCATTCTGGCAGATGAGACTGGACTTGGCAAGACTGTACAGACGGTAGCCTACATGGCTCACTTAGCTGGTCAAGAGG GAATCTGGGGACCCCACCTTGTTGTTGTGAGGACATGCAAGTTGCTAAATTGGGAGGTGGAGTTCAAGCGCTGGTGCCCTGGACTAAAGATCCTCCTGTACCTTGGCAACAAGAGGGAGCGCAGATCTAAGAGAATG TGGTGGGGTGAAGCCAACAGTTTCCACGTATGTGTGACATCCTACAAACTGCTGATGAAAGACCAGAGCCATTTCCTTAAGAGGAGGTGGAAGCACTTGGTCTTGGATGAGGTGCAGCTcataaaaaacatgactgagaaaCACTGGGAAACAGTTTTTGCTCTCAGAAG TGAGCAGAGGATTCTTCTCATCAACACTCCTCTACAGAATACTCTAAAGGAGCTGTGGACTATGATCCACTTTCTTTTGCCAGGAATCACCCGGCCATATGCTGACTTCCCTGTTAAGGCAGGCACAGACCAGAACCAGGACTACTGCCACAAACTGGTCATCCGCCTGCACAGG GTGATCCAGCCTTTCATTTTGAGACGCTCCAAAAGGGACGTGGAAAAACAGCTGCCCAAGAAGTATGAGCACATCCTCAAGTGCCGTCTCTCTAACAGACAGAAGTATCTTTACGAGGATATCCTCACCCAACCAGG aGCTCAGGAAGCACTGAAGACTGGCCATTTTGTGAGTGTTCTTCAGGTCTTGATGCAGTTGCAGCGAGTGTGTAACCACCCTCAGCTGGTGGCACCCAGAGAAAGCAGCAGCTCCTATTTCTGCTCCGCTCTGCAGTACAATGTCCCATCTCTGGTGCTCGGAGCTCTTCAGAAAAACGCCACTGAG ACTGCAAACATGTCCATATTTAATCTGATTAATAATGAGAACACACTGACGAGGTATCAGACGGAGGAGGTGGTGCCCAAACTGAAGGTCACTCAGCAGCTCATAGAGGAGATATACACTGGTCCAGATCCACCAGCACGTCCTAAGCAATGCCCAATAAAACCTATGAG ATTATTCCAGCCAGTACAGTACGGGACAAAGCCCGAAGGTCGTACGGCGGCCATTCCAAGTGTAACAAATTCCTCTGTTACTACTAGTACCTCGGTCTCCACCACCAGCCAGTCAGCCCAGAGCAGAGGCAAATCTCCTGTCACTAATGCAACTACTACCACCACTTCTCATG GTGGCGATGTGGTGAAGATAGCTCAGCTGGCTAACATAACCGGCAGTCAGAATCGCATCTCCCAGCCAGAGACGCCCGTGACTTTGCAGTTTCAGGGAAACAAGTTCACTTTGTCGCCCAGCCAGCTTCGCCAGCTCACCACTGGACAGCCTTTGCAGCTCCAAG GAAACATCTTGCAGATTGTATCGGCTCCAGGTCAGCAGATCATTAGGCCCCAGGGATCCATGGTGATGCAAACAATACCACAAGCTATTCCTGCTTCCAATGCTTCATCATCACCTGGCGCACCTCATGCTGCAATGACAACAGCACAACAAG catTGGGGGGGACAACAAATGCAAATTCTGCCCCCAACAAGGTCACAACTGCAGCTCACGCTGGTTCTCAC GTTTCCTCAGAAGAAAAGACTCAGCAGTTAAAGGAGCGCTTGAGTCGTCTGTTTGAAGCAAATGAGCGACGCTGTAGTCGCAGAGTATTGTACGGCTCAGACCTGCTCCAGGCATGCACTTTGAGCTCAGAGCCTGGTCACCATTCGTTGATGTCAGGAGGCTGGAGGTGGGTGGGCAGAGAGAGCTGCCTCAGGGCTCAGAGAACCTGTGTGGCTACCACCTCGACACTGCAGtccactctgctctctgtggagGATCGCTTGGAGGCGGCCAACAGCCTAATCAAAAG GCTGGTTTGTGTGGTGCCTCCAGCTGTAGCACAACCTCCTCACCTGTATGCAGCCAATCCCCCGGTTTCCTACAGCCTTGGGCAGAAGTCCCTTCAGCGTCGGTTACAAGCCGCCTCTGCACCCCACAGTGCTGACATCCATCACTTGACACCCCAACGTCTCTTCCATTTTCCTGATCTGCAGCTAATGCAAATGGACTCAG GTAAACTGGAAGCACTTGCCATTCTGCTGCAGAAGCTTCGGTCAGAGAGCCGCCGTGTCCTCATCCTAACACAGATGGTGAAGATGCTTGACATCCTGGAGGCCTTCCTAGATTACAGACAGCTCACATATGTGCGGCTTGATGAAAGCTTTACTCCTAATGAACGACAG GAGAATATGAAGAAGTTTAACAAGAACAGGCAGGTTTTCTGCAGCATCCTGACTAACCGCTGCTGCTCTGCAGTCGGGACTGTGTTTGATGCCGATACCATCATCTTCTATGACACAGACCTCAATCCCAGCATGGACGCCCGCACCCAGGAGTGGTGTGACAAAATAGGCCGTTCCAaggacatacatatatacag GTTGGAGAGTGGAAACTCCATCGAAGAGAAGTTGCTGAAGAATGGCACCAAGGACTTGATCAGAGAGGTTGCTGCCCAGGGCATGGACTACACCTTGGCCTTCCTCACACAA CGGACAATCCAGGATCTGTTTGAGGTGGAGGCAGGATCAGGGGAGAAAGTGGAAGAGTTTGTGGTTCTTCACCAAGAGCCATCAGCCTCTGAGGCCATTTCCCCCAGAGTGGCTCGACCCTACATCCAGGCTCTCCACAGCATAAACCTGGATGCTTTGCCAGAGGACaaggagcagcaacagcagaaggaggaggagacgttAGCGGGCAAAGAATTAGCAGAGGATAGTCAGGAAACAGAGAGCCAAACTAAAGAGGAGCCTGCTCAGATTGAAGAGTTAAATGCAGTCATGGAACAG CTCACACCAATCGAGAGGTATGCCCTCCATTACCTGGAGTATCTCCacatcagtgatgatgaaacTGCTCTTAAG GAGCGGTTGGAGTGCTCTAAGAAAGGCtgggagctgcagcagctgcagaagcttagggaggaggaagaggagcggcAGTTGATGGAGGGAGATGATCTTTTCACCTACACCAGAGAGGATGCCTACAACATG GAGTATGTATTTGATGCAGATGATGGTCATACAGAAATCATGCCG CTCTGGACTCCCCCGACACCACCACAGGACGACAATGACATTTACATTGACTCTGTAATGATGCTGATGTATGACACCTCACCCATGCCAGAGTCCAAACTGCCTCCTATCTACGTCCGCAAGGAACACAAGAGACTCAAGATGGACCCATCAG cagcagccagaaagaagaagaaaggtcATGGGGAGACGGTCACTCATCCACGGTCCCTTTTCGAAAAGGCCAGCATGCTGAAAGTTCGCCGCGAGGTCAAGGACCAGAAAAAGAACTTCTCCCTCAAACAACAGGCACCTTTTGCCAAGCCCTTACCTTCACTTGTTAAACCGGCCATGGAGGCTGGCCAGGACAACCCTGAGTGGCTCATCAGTGAGGACTGGGCTCTGCTTCAG GCTGTGGAGCAGCTACTGGATCTGCCACTGAACCTGTCAATCGTGTCACCCGCCCACACTCCTAACTGGGATCTGGTCAGTGATGTGGTGAACTCCTGCAGCCGCATCTACCGCTCGCCAAAGCAGTGCCGCAACCGCTATGAGAATGTCATTATTCCCAGAGAAGAGGGCAAG TTGGTGTATGAGGCAAACCCCAAGAAGAAAACCAAGAGCATATACAAG tcCAAGAACAGTCGTCCTCTAAGAACCTATCAGATCTACACACAGGATGACAATGCCAACCACATGCAGCTCTACAACAGTCGCTTTGAACTCATGAAGATCATTGCCAGCAAGAGGAGTCCACCAATAAAACCACT GCTCGGAATGAATCCGTTCCAGAAGAATCCCAAGCATGCATCCGTCTTGGCAGAAag TGGGATCAGCTACGACAAGCCCCTACCACCCATCCAGGTTGCATCTCAACGTGCTGAAAGAATTGCAAAGGAGAAGAAG GCCCTTGCAGAGCAGCAGAAGGCTCAGCAGTtggcccagcagcagcagactggaACTCCTCAGACTCAGGCAGTGCCCGGCCAAGcccaggctgctgctgcaggccaGGCCCAGGCTCAGGTCGCACAGACTGCTACGGTGACCGGAGCCGCTGCTGTTCCTAATGCAGCTATTCTG GCCGGTGCTATTAAAAATGCCACTGTAGGCACGACCATCCAGGCTG CCACTGTAGGGGGAAATGTGATTGTGAACACTGTGGCTGGCGTTCCTCCAAGTCCCTTCCAGGCCAACAAACGCCTGGCATCTCCAGTCATACCAGGCACCCTGTCT CCTGCCAGTGCTGCTGGAGCTCAGGTGGTCCACGCCCAACAGAGGACCGTCACGGCTGCTGCTGCGCCTGCCGAAGTGGTCACCATAGCTACAGGCCAGGGTGTCCGAGCGGTTACCCCAGTAACGGCCTCTGCAGTCGTTTCTACCACCCTGAGCCCGGTGCAGTCCCAGACTCGCCCACTAGTCACTCAGGTCACACCAG CCACAGGTATGCAGCTGTCACAGGGAAAGCCTCTCACTCCCGCCCACCTGCAGATGCTCCGACAGCAACACttgcagcaacaacagcagcagcagcaggctgctTCCCCACAAATGAAAGCAGTAAGCAAACCTCAG ATGCAAAAGCATAaactgcagctccagcagcagcagcagcaggtggctgCAGCAGTAGCCGCAGCCCAGGGTCAACAGGCTGCAGGGACTCAGCAGAGCGCACAGGTGCAGCCCGCGCAGGCGGCTCAAGCCACTCCCCAGCTAGCCGCCGTGGCAGCAACCAGACCGGGAGCGGTGCTCACTGGCACCACGGTGCAGGTGGCCAGACTG ACACGAGTGCCCACTCAGGTTCAGTCCCAGGCCGGACAGACAGCCCAAGTCACCCTCACGAAGCCTCCTGTGGTCTCTGTGCCAGCTGTGGTGTCGTCTGCCAGTGTCACCACTCTGCCAGTCACGGTGGCAGGCATTAGTGTGGCCATAGGTCAGCCCCAGAAAGCAG GTGGGCCGGTGCTGACGCCGTCCTTCCCACAGATGCAGGTCCAGCAGCTGCTTCAgatgaagaagcagcagcaggcagcagcgGTGCAGGCCGCGGCCGCTGCCCAGCAGAAAGCGGGTCAGGCGCAGCAAGGACAGGCCACTGTCCAGCAGAAG CAGGTGACTGTGCAGGCAGCACAGGCGGCTCAGCAGCCGCAGCAGAAGGTGACCTACGCTACCACTACCCAACTCACGCCGGGCATTAAGACCCAGTTCTTCACTGCATCCTTAACCCAGGCTCAGAAATCTGCCGGAACCCAACAAATCCAG GTGGCTAAGCTCCCACAAATAGTGCAGCAACAATCAACTGTGGCCAATATCCAGCAAATTGTGTCTTCTCCTCAGCAG atccAGCCTCAGACTGTGACTCTGACGCAGGCGGCCACATCGGCGCCCGCTCAGGTGCAGATGATTCCCCCCGGTGCAGCCCAGGTGGTCCAGCAGAAGATCATCCAGCAGCAGGTTGTGACCACAGCCGCCTCGCCACAGATCCAGACGCCTCCTCCCCACAGCCCCGCCCAGCAGCAAACGGCGCCCTCCGCTGCCGAGTCCCCGGCGCAGCAGCCCACCAAGGGTCAAGCTCGCCAGGGAGGCATCCGAGCCAAAACTCCTGCCAAACCCAGCGGCGGGAGCGGCTAA